The Mustelus asterias chromosome 23, sMusAst1.hap1.1, whole genome shotgun sequence genome window below encodes:
- the pam16 gene encoding mitochondrial import inner membrane translocase subunit tim16: MAKYLAQIIIVGAQVVGRAFARAVRQEFAASRAAAEARGRTGRQSAAATSISGISLQEAQQILNVTKLNSTDIQQNYEHLFKVNDKSVGGSFYLQSKVVRAKERLDEELQIEEMDRVRKEQTKQTET; this comes from the exons GCCAAGTACTTGGCTCAGATCATCATCGTGGGAGCCCAGGTGGTGGGAAGAGCATTTGCTCGTGCAGTGAGGCAGGAATTTGCTG CAAGTAGAGCTGCAGCAGAAGCCCGTGGTCGGACAGGCCGGCAGTCAGCAGCTGCCACCAGCATCTCCGGAATATCGCTGCAGGAAGCACAGCAGATTCTTAACGTCACAAAACTCAACTCAACAGACATCCAGCAG AACTATGAACATTTATTCAAAGTCAACGACAAGTCAGTGGgtggatcattttatctgcaATCCAAG GTGGTGAGAGCAAAGGAGAGACTTGATGAGGAGTTACAGATTGAAGAAATGGATCGAGTGAGAAAGGAACAGACAAAACAGACCGAGACATGA